One window from the genome of Capsicum annuum cultivar UCD-10X-F1 unplaced genomic scaffold, UCD10Xv1.1 ctg79519, whole genome shotgun sequence encodes:
- the LOC124895065 gene encoding transcription factor IIIB 70 kDa subunit-like translates to MLYGLGIDGGESIARPALKFYEMALEKSFTKGRRKEQVQAACLYIACRENKKPFLLIDFSEYLRINVYVLGAVFLQLCKILHLEDHPIVQKPVDPSLFIHRFTDRKYLWFAGLL, encoded by the exons ATGCTTTATGGGCTAGGAATTGATGGTGGTGAATCGATAGCTCGTCCAGCTTTGAAATTCTATGAG ATGGCACTTGAAAAGAGTTTCACAAAGGGGCGTAGGAAAGAGCAAGTTCAAGCTGCTTGTCTTTACATTGCATGTAG GGAGAACAAAAAGCCATTCCTACTCATCGACTTTTCTGAGTACTTGAGGATAAATGT GTATGTTTTAGGTGCTGTGTTCTTACAGCTATGCAAAATTCTACACCTTGAAGACCACCCAATTGTTCAAAAACCTGTGGATCCGAGTCTGTTCATTCATCGATTCACTGATCGTAAGTATTTATGGTTTGCTGGTTTACTTTaa